A genomic region of Salmo salar unplaced genomic scaffold, Ssal_v3.1, whole genome shotgun sequence contains the following coding sequences:
- the LOC123738277 gene encoding zinc-binding protein A33, protein MGSPLKTYWEVNVKEKDDWVLGVAKATANRKGPLAFSPSNGFWVIRLSNGQRLKAMEDKERVLDKGIPDKVGIYLDYQERKVTFFSAEEGSLIYSFTNGPSYQHDVRPLFSPWNNDADPITILPITAT, encoded by the coding sequence ATGGGAAGTCCTTTGAAGACTTACTGGGAGGTGAATGTGAAGGAGAAGGATGACTGGGTGCTTGGCGTTGCCAAGGCAACGGCTAACAGGAAGGGGCCGTTGGCTTTCAGTCCAAGTAATGGCTTCTGGGTAATCAGACTATCCAATGGGCAAAGACTTAAAGCCATGGAGGATAAAGAACGTGTTCTTGACAAAGGTATTCCAGATAAAGTCGGTATCTATCTAGATTATCAGGAAAGGAAGGTGACTTTCTTTAGTGCAGAAGAAGGTTCACTCATCTACTCATTTACCAATGGACCAAGTTATCAGCATGATGTCCGTCCACTTTTCTCACCCTGGAACAACGATGCAGATCCAATCACAATTTTGCCCATCAcggcaacatag